From Acidihalobacter aeolianus, a single genomic window includes:
- a CDS encoding type III pantothenate kinase has translation MLVDLGNTRAKWCRFDGAHMFQQGWCTTDLELLYQALISLPFAKEIDSMIVSSVIGDDACDVVSRAAKAMGITNIIWLSVANHGHSIMPTTYNDPTSLGIDRLLACAAAYAITREQVIVIDAGSATTIDFVSKSGVHKGGVIVAGMNAIVNCVSGKIPALKSDISVSKVDPLMPVQNDTKNALLYGGLYAWVGGIRMVVDEIISSLDSKNCVIFVTGGDALLLSSFLKITHRVDKALVFKGMAVFEGAAL, from the coding sequence ATGCTGGTAGATTTAGGTAATACCAGGGCTAAATGGTGCAGATTTGATGGCGCTCATATGTTTCAACAAGGTTGGTGTACCACAGATCTAGAACTCTTGTACCAAGCTCTCATATCTTTACCCTTCGCGAAAGAAATCGATTCTATGATTGTCTCGTCAGTCATAGGCGATGATGCGTGTGATGTAGTGTCACGTGCAGCTAAGGCCATGGGTATAACCAATATAATTTGGCTATCTGTAGCTAATCATGGCCATTCGATAATGCCAACAACATACAATGATCCAACGTCACTTGGTATTGATAGATTATTGGCATGTGCGGCCGCATATGCAATAACTCGTGAGCAAGTGATAGTGATAGATGCTGGAAGCGCAACAACAATTGATTTCGTATCAAAGTCAGGTGTACATAAAGGCGGAGTTATTGTCGCAGGCATGAATGCCATAGTTAATTGCGTTTCCGGTAAAATACCGGCTCTCAAGAGTGACATTTCTGTATCTAAAGTAGATCCACTTATGCCTGTGCAAAATGATACTAAAAATGCTTTGCTTTATGGTGGGCTCTATGCGTGGGTGGGTGGGATTCGGATGGTGGTAGACGAGATTATTTCATCGTTGGATAGTAAAAACTGTGTCATATTTGTTACGGGGGGAGATGCTTTATTATTATCTTCATTCTTGAAAATTACGCATCGAGTGGATAAGGCGTTAGTGTTCAAGGGAATGGCTGTATTCGAAGGGGCTGCTTTGTGA
- a CDS encoding thioredoxin family protein translates to MPIIVDSIDFDEKIIIESSKKPVVVDFWAPWCAPCRALSLSLDKISEESPYAEQVVFAKVNIDDNPDIHRRFRIRSIPDVRIYLNGESVDSFNGAMPENEIRAFISHWLTQGQTPA, encoded by the coding sequence ATGCCCATCATAGTAGACTCGATAGATTTCGACGAAAAAATAATTATTGAATCTTCAAAAAAGCCGGTTGTAGTGGACTTCTGGGCGCCATGGTGCGCTCCATGTAGGGCACTATCGCTCTCATTGGATAAAATTTCCGAAGAGAGTCCCTATGCAGAGCAAGTCGTATTTGCCAAAGTAAACATAGACGACAACCCTGACATCCATCGGCGCTTCAGAATCAGATCAATACCCGATGTAAGAATTTACCTAAATGGCGAATCAGTGGACTCATTCAATGGAGCCATGCCAGAGAATGAAATTCGTGCATTCATCTCTCACTGGTTAACCCAAGGGCAAACACCCGCATAG
- a CDS encoding IS4 family transposase, with the protein MAHNNTVFAQLLKLLPRHEFETLARQHHHGARLRSTSRWSQFVAMTLAQLAGRASLRDVVSNLGAQSAKLYHLGAARVTRSSLARLNATQPHSLYEQLAGRLLHQCQCRAPRHGFRFKNTLYSLDASTIDLCLSVFPWARFRQTKGAVKLHVGLDHDGLLPAFLTITDGKTADITAARALRRPKASIVVMDRGYTDYAWYHRLHTQGLFFVTRLRKRACYRVTERRPVRKAQGLTSDQTIELNGAKAGNCPIRLRRIGFRDPATGQHYAFLTNHFGLAAATIAQIYKARWQIDLFFKWIKQNLKIKTFLGTSRNAVMTQIWIAVCVYLLLAYLNFVSKISSSLKQIIRLLQLNLFERRDLLALLRGAPPRASRLTTPNQPALRLNIHGTAVYEHKHFRNHVID; encoded by the coding sequence TTGGCGCACAATAATACCGTCTTTGCCCAGCTGTTGAAACTGCTGCCCAGACATGAGTTCGAGACCCTGGCTCGCCAGCATCATCACGGCGCCCGACTGCGCAGCACGAGCCGCTGGTCGCAGTTCGTGGCCATGACCCTGGCGCAGCTGGCCGGCAGGGCCAGCCTGCGCGATGTGGTCAGCAATCTCGGTGCCCAGAGCGCCAAGCTCTATCACCTGGGCGCGGCCCGTGTGACACGCTCTTCACTGGCTCGCCTCAACGCCACTCAACCGCACAGCCTGTACGAGCAGCTCGCCGGCAGACTCCTGCATCAGTGCCAGTGCCGTGCCCCTCGCCATGGCTTTCGGTTCAAGAACACGCTCTATTCGCTCGATGCCTCGACCATCGACCTGTGCCTGAGCGTCTTCCCCTGGGCGCGGTTTCGCCAGACCAAGGGGGCGGTGAAGCTCCACGTCGGCCTGGATCACGACGGACTGCTACCGGCGTTCCTCACCATCACCGACGGCAAAACGGCCGATATCACCGCCGCCCGGGCGTTGCGCCGGCCCAAGGCCAGCATCGTGGTCATGGATCGGGGCTATACCGACTATGCCTGGTACCACCGACTCCACACCCAGGGCCTGTTCTTCGTCACCCGACTGCGCAAGCGGGCCTGCTACCGCGTCACCGAGCGCCGCCCCGTGCGTAAGGCCCAGGGCCTGACCAGCGACCAAACCATCGAACTCAACGGCGCCAAGGCAGGCAACTGTCCGATCCGGCTGCGCCGCATCGGTTTCCGGGACCCCGCAACCGGCCAGCACTACGCGTTCCTCACCAACCACTTCGGCCTTGCCGCTGCCACCATCGCCCAGATCTACAAGGCCCGATGGCAGATCGATCTGTTCTTCAAATGGATTAAGCAGAACCTGAAGATCAAGACCTTCCTCGGCACCTCACGTAACGCCGTGATGACCCAGATCTGGATCGCCGTCTGTGTCTATCTGCTGCTCGCCTACCTGAACTTCGTCAGCAAGATCAGCAGCAGTCTTAAGCAGATTATTCGGTTGCTTCAGCTCAATCTGTTCGAGCGCCGAGACCTGCTGGCGCTGCTTCGAGGCGCCCCCCCCCGAGCCAGCCGCCTCACCACTCCAAACCAACCTGCGCTTCGCCTGAATATTCATGGGACAGCAGTGTATGAACATAAGCACTTCCGCAACCACGTTATTGATTAG
- a CDS encoding PadR family transcriptional regulator, with protein MSHGDRGKQGRHLASFALLLLAEHPSHGLALHKDINALLPEGLQVDAGNLYRLLREMETRGAVVSDWHTESAGPARRIYRITEQGYSELAEWRDDIAKRRKAFDLFLNRYESLRRSL; from the coding sequence ATGAGTCACGGGGATAGAGGCAAGCAAGGACGCCATCTTGCAAGTTTTGCACTGCTTCTGCTAGCCGAACATCCGTCCCACGGTTTGGCGCTGCACAAAGACATCAACGCACTACTGCCAGAGGGATTGCAAGTCGATGCAGGCAATCTCTACCGGCTTTTGCGTGAGATGGAAACACGCGGCGCAGTCGTATCGGATTGGCACACGGAAAGTGCCGGTCCAGCGCGTCGCATTTATCGAATTACTGAGCAGGGGTATTCCGAGCTCGCGGAATGGCGTGACGATATTGCAAAGCGGCGAAAAGCCTTCGACCTCTTTTTAAACCGCTATGAATCACTGCGCCGTTCGCTATAA
- a CDS encoding SPOR domain-containing protein, with translation MAYYWYSTVGSDLTASRVHKTRNAMVNNVEDLSVLGSSDQVEAKKLSKKNLTNNTDKTAQVTPKTRADSVIKPSQQAVCYSLGPFVSNVAAVSAENEIKSDATNTVLRTFSRKNVQSYWVYLPRYSSYELAKSVASSMRKKGYKEYYIVAVGDYKNAISLGLFKERDGAERRLDRVRQLGYPAKIETKFKTTTLYWVDYTTAMLGQENIKNIVKSMSGGSGNIQLITRVCDTNQ, from the coding sequence GTGGCTTACTATTGGTACTCCACAGTAGGCAGTGACTTGACTGCGTCAAGGGTACATAAAACGCGTAATGCCATGGTGAATAATGTTGAAGATCTATCGGTGCTGGGTTCTTCGGATCAAGTTGAAGCAAAAAAATTATCAAAGAAAAATCTTACGAATAATACAGATAAAACGGCTCAGGTTACACCGAAAACGCGTGCGGATTCTGTAATAAAACCAAGTCAACAGGCTGTTTGCTACTCTTTAGGCCCATTTGTAAGTAATGTCGCAGCAGTTTCAGCTGAAAATGAAATTAAATCTGATGCTACTAATACAGTCTTGCGTACATTTTCCAGAAAAAATGTCCAATCGTATTGGGTCTATTTGCCAAGATATAGCTCATATGAGTTGGCCAAGAGTGTGGCGAGTTCTATGCGCAAAAAAGGGTATAAAGAATATTATATAGTCGCTGTCGGAGATTATAAGAATGCAATATCACTCGGGTTATTTAAAGAAAGAGATGGGGCCGAGCGAAGGCTGGATCGTGTGAGACAGCTAGGTTATCCGGCTAAAATTGAAACAAAATTCAAAACTACAACTCTATACTGGGTAGATTATACGACCGCTATGCTTGGTCAGGAAAATATAAAAAATATAGTTAAATCGATGTCGGGTGGTTCAGGAAATATACAATTGATCACTCGGGTTTGTGACACTAATCAATAA
- a CDS encoding biotin--[acetyl-CoA-carboxylase] ligase translates to MEALNEQAIKANLDDEYARRCGAIHIFESLDSTNTWLINKVRARQASSGDVCAAEMQTLGRGRRGKTWISPDNGNLYVSMVWSKGDTRENQLSEVEGLLTLTLGLGIVNMLLNQGVNDVTIKWPNDVLVKRRKICGILVEKLVGSGGVHVVIGVGLNLIDIEMDEFAVENPLKSTGLIKYIPESINQRNKILAQIIKVMLKTCIEQEKNDPENIKSEYYKYDELSGKSVILTGSDGAVVQGTYAGISRNGALLVNVTGKLVEFFSADVRVRFE, encoded by the coding sequence ATGGAAGCGCTTAATGAGCAGGCAATAAAGGCTAATTTGGACGATGAATACGCGCGTAGATGTGGAGCGATTCATATATTTGAATCACTCGACTCAACCAATACGTGGTTAATAAATAAAGTTAGAGCGCGCCAAGCTTCAAGTGGCGATGTATGTGCCGCCGAAATGCAAACACTAGGGAGAGGGCGTCGTGGGAAGACTTGGATATCACCGGATAACGGGAATCTATATGTATCGATGGTTTGGTCGAAAGGTGATACTAGAGAGAATCAATTGAGTGAAGTAGAAGGATTGTTGACGCTTACATTGGGCCTGGGAATAGTAAATATGTTACTCAATCAGGGTGTCAATGATGTAACCATTAAATGGCCAAATGATGTGCTGGTTAAACGAAGAAAGATATGTGGAATCCTGGTAGAGAAATTAGTTGGCTCTGGGGGTGTTCACGTCGTTATTGGCGTGGGCTTGAATCTGATAGATATAGAGATGGATGAGTTTGCAGTTGAGAATCCGCTTAAATCCACTGGGTTGATAAAGTACATTCCTGAATCTATCAATCAGAGGAATAAAATATTAGCCCAGATAATCAAGGTCATGTTGAAAACTTGTATTGAGCAAGAAAAGAATGACCCAGAAAATATAAAGTCAGAATACTATAAATATGACGAGCTAAGCGGAAAAAGTGTGATTCTTACTGGCAGTGATGGGGCGGTTGTTCAAGGAACTTATGCTGGGATATCGCGAAACGGAGCTTTACTGGTTAATGTAACTGGAAAGCTTGTTGAATTCTTTTCAGCTGATGTGAGGGTCAGATTTGAATAA
- a CDS encoding class II aldolase/adducin family protein: MTTRTPDPKHDLVQVAATLRKRGLLFRGAHANLSLRDEERLLITRGGSVADLQEDDLAWLPLSTEGIQDDFDANHREIVDMHTRLYRHRSDLRAIIHCHPPHSTAFAVAHKPIPAVYEPMLRQGIHTDVPVVAWAPRGSAASVNGILEAFNNSDVVAVLLANHGVLVAGKTPAEALDRLTALEEAAELVLHAHALGGIVALPEAAYREVAERMQRFRMAS; this comes from the coding sequence ATGACTACTCGCACTCCCGATCCAAAACATGACCTCGTTCAGGTTGCAGCAACACTGCGCAAACGCGGCCTTCTGTTCAGAGGCGCACATGCAAATCTTTCCCTACGTGACGAAGAACGGCTGCTGATCACACGTGGAGGCTCCGTAGCCGACCTGCAGGAAGACGATTTGGCATGGCTGCCACTTTCTACGGAGGGCATTCAAGACGACTTTGACGCGAATCACCGAGAAATCGTCGACATGCATACGCGGCTCTACCGTCATCGCAGCGATCTCAGAGCCATCATTCACTGCCATCCGCCGCACAGCACTGCATTTGCAGTCGCCCACAAACCGATTCCCGCCGTGTACGAGCCGATGCTACGCCAAGGCATACACACTGATGTACCCGTGGTTGCCTGGGCTCCCCGAGGTTCCGCTGCATCAGTAAACGGCATTCTCGAAGCATTCAACAACTCCGATGTGGTTGCCGTTCTATTGGCCAATCATGGCGTACTGGTCGCCGGGAAAACGCCCGCGGAAGCACTTGATCGATTAACCGCACTGGAAGAAGCAGCTGAGCTGGTGCTACATGCCCACGCACTTGGAGGGATTGTAGCCTTGCCGGAAGCCGCATACCGCGAGGTAGCTGAACGCATGCAAAGGTTCAGGATGGCCTCATGA
- a CDS encoding lytic transglycosylase domain-containing protein: MLKQRAKHYQLRIERLASTYHLDPLLIRAIITVESCYDPHATSTVGARGLMQLMPATAAQLGYRHLYKPSDNLQAGMQYFSSLLVQFSNNVKLALAAYNAGPKAVIRYGGIPPFSETQSYVIKVMKRYRTLLDETMERNGNDLASQITH, translated from the coding sequence ATGCTAAAACAGCGTGCGAAACACTACCAATTACGCATTGAGCGACTGGCATCTACTTATCATCTGGACCCATTGCTGATACGCGCCATCATCACAGTCGAATCGTGCTACGACCCACACGCAACATCAACAGTCGGGGCAAGAGGCTTGATGCAGCTTATGCCTGCAACTGCGGCACAACTTGGTTACAGACACTTGTACAAGCCGTCAGACAACTTACAGGCCGGCATGCAGTACTTCAGTTCCTTATTAGTGCAATTTTCTAATAACGTGAAGCTTGCGCTAGCGGCCTACAACGCTGGTCCAAAGGCTGTAATCAGATATGGGGGCATACCACCTTTCAGCGAGACCCAAAGCTACGTCATTAAGGTTATGAAGCGTTACCGAACGCTGCTGGATGAAACTATGGAGCGTAATGGAAATGACCTGGCAAGCCAGATAACACATTAG
- a CDS encoding carboxymuconolactone decarboxylase family protein has product MNESDIEGRYADLFGMVPENVKERVDLAKASGREEALEIIEQLRDTLIHHNPLERKIQQLVHLGMLLALGREEPARLHAQAALQAGATKAELHGVCETAAIVGGMPAYSLGVHVCSLVLAEETGEPSHD; this is encoded by the coding sequence ATGAATGAATCAGACATAGAAGGACGTTATGCCGACTTGTTTGGCATGGTGCCAGAGAACGTCAAAGAACGCGTTGACCTGGCAAAAGCTTCCGGACGCGAAGAAGCACTCGAAATCATCGAGCAACTGAGAGATACCCTGATCCATCACAACCCACTGGAACGCAAGATCCAGCAACTGGTCCACTTGGGTATGCTCCTCGCATTGGGACGTGAAGAACCGGCAAGACTCCACGCCCAAGCTGCCCTCCAAGCAGGAGCAACCAAGGCCGAACTGCATGGAGTATGCGAAACGGCAGCCATCGTCGGGGGCATGCCAGCTTACTCACTGGGAGTCCACGTTTGCAGTCTGGTACTCGCTGAAGAAACAGGGGAACCTAGCCATGATTGA
- a CDS encoding PilZ domain-containing protein, which translates to MSSDSDDHDERRDFIRMEVDCDIVYRVIGSAVFTGDWERAHAKNLSGKGILFLARREFRNGDVLDINIQPNNPSLSPLETRVVVVRMTKDRDDDGLYEVAAIMQTSK; encoded by the coding sequence ATGTCAAGTGACAGCGATGACCATGATGAGCGCAGAGATTTCATCCGCATGGAAGTCGACTGCGATATCGTTTATCGTGTAATTGGGAGCGCAGTATTCACCGGCGACTGGGAACGTGCTCACGCAAAGAATTTAAGTGGCAAGGGGATTTTATTTTTGGCTCGACGCGAATTCAGAAATGGCGATGTATTGGATATCAATATACAACCAAATAATCCATCGTTGTCACCATTAGAAACTCGTGTTGTGGTCGTTCGGATGACTAAAGATCGCGATGATGATGGTTTGTATGAGGTTGCGGCTATTATGCAAACAAGTAAATAG